The window gggactTCAAAGTGTTTTTTCTGGTTCAAGAAATTTACCTTCCTCAGAAGACAGCCCTATGAGAGGCGAGAGATTTAGGTTTAGTTTACCAACGTGGAGAAAATCATTTAGCCTCTgacatcactttttttaatagctgCTCTCAGCTTGGAATATAACACATTtctatcaaaataataattcccAAAAACCTCTAcaatacacaaataataacTACCAACAACATAATGGAcggaaaaataaatagaacaaaaaatgATGTTGATGTCAAGGTTGTCAACTATTAAACATTTTGGTCCAAATTGAACTTATGAGTACAATGTGTTTGTTCCACTCTATAGGCTTGCAATTGCCAAATACtcaatatacattaataaaagcttcctgtatttatttattttttgacattttctcaTTGTCTCAAGTCCATGCAGTTTATTGTTATTAGGAAAGACATGGTTTATGTATTATAACAATTTTGGTACTGTGCAAAACTGGAATCCTAAAGCCAAACCATTCTAGAGGCAGGAATCAACTCTCACAGTGAAGTCCAGATATGTTTGTACCTTTCTGTGCTTTTATCGTCTGTTCCTCAATCTGTCTCAGCCTCTCGATTAACTCATCCTTTTCTCGCTCTATTCTCTCCTTCTCCTTTTCTGCATGCTCTCGTTTCTTCTTCTCGTTCTCAAGCTGAGCTCTAGAGACAGGAGGATACAGTAGATCTGATTTATGCAGGAAAACTTCAATGTTACTTTGTCatcacttttgaaaaaaatttgcAAGTAACTGAAAGTCTATATATATGTCCTTATGAACTTCTTCAAAAAAAGTTACtcataattaaattaagcaTACTTAAGTCTGGCTGTCTCAAAACCATAGAGCTTTTTTGGACAGAAAACCACAGAGCTACACACTTCCTTCTggtaaaaaaaagagctttagaaatgtacaattatttGATTATCTTTTGAATTTTGAGAGAAATGACCAAGAACAAATACTAACATGtaattgtaaagaaaaaacGTTTATGTAAATGTCATATAAAGTGTTGACTGTCACCTCTCGATCTGCTTCTGGTGTTTTTCTTCTCTGGCCTGAGCCTTCATCTGCTGCACCTCAATGGTGTCAggcttcctcctcctcatgTACAGCTCATGGTTGCCCATACACAGAGCCAGGATGCGCTTGTTGATTCGCAGCCGTGGTGCGTAGAACACAAAGTCCTGCCATCACAAATGTAAAGATTGAGTTTATATGACTGATGTGACTGATCTCACTGATACAGTACGACTGATGATTGTTCTCCTTTAAGCTTAGTTTTGTGTCCACAAATGATATTGTGCTCCAAAAAATTGTATCTGCTAAATGTAATAgatcaaaattaatttgatatgtgtttttttcttgaatattaGAATGGCAGGgtagataataaaaatgaaaaatactctACATGTGTTTAAGGTGTTCAGCAGAAGCAAGAACTCTGTGGATTTATTAGTAAAGTGCCTTATTATAGTGCCATCCAACGTCACATCATTCCACAAAATTGGTACCTTTTCcacttggaaaaaaatgtacatataaaaatagttgatttatcttattttatatcagtgaaatgaaatgatctatgcctatgtaatttattatgcTTTGACTATTTTTCTGCCTCATTTTTGCGTATTTTTGTCAACCCTGTTACTGACATAAGCATTTCTTATACTATACTATAGTTTAATTAGAATTATGTAGTAGTTTTctcaaatacatatacattttcacattatGCAATCATATAGATATCATCCCAGTAATGTACAGAGAGTGacctttaaaatgttcaatttatACACAATCTAAAAAACAGCATGACAACTAATCGATgtcatttaatcaaaacattacTTAACAACAAAACTATATTTCGaacaatatgcaaatgtaatttattccattgcaaaattaaaaatcctGCTGAAAAGGAGAACTCTTAGTGAGGGGCAGGACAAGAACCTTACCCTTATCAGCATAAAtgatattcaaattattttaaatatttaattgactAATATTGTTGGAAGAATACAAAacattgttatgtttttaaaatgcaaatgtatttgttgtatattaaatgtatttttaaacacaatagaTACCGGTTGAAGTGATGAAATATCCCCTATGCAAAATTATGTACCTATTTTCACACAATGTACTAATATGTCAATTATAATAGTTTGCTATTCAGATTTGACATGTAGACACTGAGTTTTGATTGGCTGCTGATTAATATTAGAGAATGTGTCATGACATCCAAAAAGGTGACTCGTATCAATTTACAACTTTAAGGTTAcagcattattatattttttcattttcaaccaCCACAAACATCTTCGTGCAAATAAGGCTTAACCAGAATATGGATATTACCACAAAATGATCTGCATGTAAACACGGTCCAAACTGTGTTTAACTCCTGTAGTTCAAACTGACAGaattatcataaataataatacttacgGGTGCTTTTTTATCAATGGGCTTGATGACAAACTTCTtatcattaaaagaaatgtttcggATCTCACTCCATGGGAACCCAATCTTTGGTGtgagccttaaaaaaaaacaaaaaaaaacaagagaggtGAACAAGCTTGAAcatgtatattcattttattaatataaatcaaaaaGATCAGACCCTTTCTTTCAGAACACGCTTCACAAGCTCTtgttctgtccaggctggactattgcaatgctctcttggcaggtctttttttttttatgagtcaAAAAGAATGCacgctgcatttattaaagGGTTACCCCCATACTATTCCAAACCTCTAAACGCTTTGTTACACTGTCATGGACCAGACAGGTATAAAACACATTGTCAGAATACTCTATAAAGTTTCGGTTTAACCAATGATAGAGTAGATAAAgcgacaagaatactttttgcacaaaaataaactttttattaccaacttatttttcacatttttaaaactttatctTTTATGGAGTTGTATGGAGTACCAGAGAAACGAAACAGCACTGTAACGCCATTTTGGATAGTATCTTCTGTGTCAGCCATGACACAGGGATGTGAAGTTTCCGctcaaatcaaagcataaatactTGTAGAAATGCGTATCCTGTGGGGATGACACAGAAGAGCGAATGTATTTTTTactaatgacaaaatgttttatttcggAGTAGACCAACCCTTTAATTACCAATAGATGACCACCTCGGGCTTTGCACCTCTTTTTCCTAAATTCattacttctctctctctctctctctctctctctctctctctctctctcggctttgctctctctcttttcctaaATTcattactttctctctctctctctatctctctctctctctctctctctctctctctctctctctctctctctctctctctctatatatatatatatatatatatatatatatatatatatatatatatatatatatatatatatatatatacaagcatCCGGTAACCTAATGTGTCCATTTTGTTGAATCCGTTTGGACACCCCTGCTGTAGACACTGCAATTCTGCAagtgctttggataaaagcatctgctatatgtctaaatgtaaatgtaaaatcacaaaaacagcCAGCAGTGGGCAGCAGAGAAAAACACTTAGTCCATCtgctgacagacagacaaatcTGCTGACCTCTTAGAATCTAATATGAAAGTAATTTATGTGAAGTTGActcacatgcatgcatgtactaTTACGTATGACCCCACAACTGCATAATATTCCCGATTATGAAATGGACCCACACTGTAAACAGGAATCAAGGATATATTTCCCTCCACCAAAGGGCAAAAGGCCAAAGCGACACATGATGTGTGACTCACTCTGTTCTAATGTCTGCCCTATAAGGCAGGGAATGGATGGGTGCTAAAGCAGGAGGGAGAGGTTAActctaataatacaaataatactcaaaagataaatgtattttccatGCGTCATGCATTGTGTTCCAATTATTGCTTGGATGTATTGCTAGCCTAAATTCATAAccctttaatatattttcaaattttggTTGACTGAACTTTCAGTGAAAGTAGAAACCTCTCaggattcattaaaaattaattagcatCTTATGTGtttgaaacaaaataacaaagagtatgctattttttttaatgaactttgcTAATTCCAGCACATTCCTTGAAAgaatttattaatgtttctgaaacTTCCAATGTCTATGCTAACAACCTAAACCATAAAATggccatacacacacacacacacactatatatatatatatataattttatgtgtttttctttttggtgagcagaaaaaaaatatataaaaaccaaaaaacaaagcaaaaacggtaacaacaaaaaagaaaacttacAGGCCCCCTATTTATCAGTACAGCTTATAAATACAGCATGCGTGAGACATTTCAGACTTACTTGTCTTCATGTTCATAAATGTTAAGACCAAGAGCATCCACTCCCAACCAGAGCTCGGTTCCCTTCTTATTTTTGATCTCAAAGTAATTCACTCCATACATCTCCAGATCCTGAGCGATCTTCAAATACTCCATCATAGAATCCTCtctgtaaacataaaatcaTGCTGGGAATAGAGATACTGCtattaaagtgaattaaaaatgagaaTTATGGCTTATTTTACTTACCCCCAAGCCATCGCAAGTGTACATTACTTTCAGACAAACACGGTctgaatttttacaaatttatcctggctctttcaagcttgATAATTCTGGCCAtaattttgaagctccgtaattTGGATATATCTATTGGAAAAACTAAGCTATGTGCCTTCAGTTGCTTATCGCATGTCTTCAGAAGCAGGCTTATGGGTTTTTGTACTGACTTATGGCTTGACTATGTCAGACGTTGTATgttgagtcagaagtcagccaaaaaaacccccaaacaagTCAGATATTTAtgttagaattttaaaaactagaaatatttttgttacaaaaacccatcaatctgctttaGAAGTCATGTGATAAACCCCcaaaggcatataggttagtttcacAATGGATATATCAAGTTTTACGAAGCTTCAAAGTAATGGTCACTATctaccagcattaccaagcttggaaaagCCAGGATCAATTTTAAACTCAGACtgtttttgtctgaaagaagaaagtaatATACACCTAAGgtgtgagtaaaatatgctgtaattttcatttttgggtgaacaattcctttaaCTGTTGTCAAGTTCACAGTGTGTGTAACTGGGGAGTGAAAAAACACCATTGCCCCAGGTGTGCTCTCGTATTACAATTCGTGTGTGCAAGCCTTACCTTAGCATACCCCTGTGCTCCTCATGCCATGTCTGTATTCTGTCCTCCCACTGTTCTTTAGTCAGTTTGTGTTGCTCCAAAACTCTACGTAATAATATTCACAACACACAGAACATGATGAATCAGTCTGGCATCACTGTAGGGGGTGAGAAAATGGACTATATAATCATTGTTGTGTAGAACCCTAAAACCTGAAATTCCTGAAGGCGGCGGAAGTCTTTGTGTGGGGTTAGATTTGTTACATGCTTGCAGATAAATGTATTCTGATCCCCAAATTAATATAAagagataaaataaacattgcaaatggacaaagcaaataaaacccttgcaatgtgttttaatttaatttggatGTATGTATGCCTCATCGCTTCTAGTTCTGTACTACCCAGACACGTACAGTGGATATTAAGAATTACAACTAGCTCCACTACTCTGTATTCATCATTAGGGGTGCACCCATCCTATCCCAGACATACTGAGTATATGAGTGCATCCCTTAATCCCTGATCCAAATCCCATGTTGTGTGTgctgctctgtgtttatgttaaGCACCACAAAAggcataaaacaatatataacacCATAAAGCTTTTGTGCACTATAGTCTTGTGAAGCCATTTGATAGCTTGACGTGAGGTACTGATATTTAAGCAGTTAAATGAAAATTCATACAAactgttctttttaatataGCTGTCAAGTCACTCTCCTTTTAGCATTCAGTTATGACAGTCAGCATGGTAAAACACTCTCCAACGTCATTCAGTCTTCCTACTCTTATACAGGGTTTGTAGATAAAGGTGTTTGGTTtgacaaaatttttttttttttcaactaatGTTACTTGCTACTAGGTGTCTGTTCACAACACAGGACTAGAAAAGTCTATGAATTGTTCATCACAcaactgaaatttaaaaatgttaaaaaggttCAAACTGTTACATTCATATAATACACTACGCATCAATATTGCTTCCATTTATGCTTTGAACCTTTCACTGTCAAGCGCTGCACGCTTAATGTTGCCTTAATTgctgttccaaagatgaatgaaggtcctATGAAtttggaacgacgtgagggtgagtaattaatgacatcattttaattttgaggtgaactaaccgtttaatgtagaaaaaacaacaaaacaacaacaaaaaaaaaatcattatttttcaaatactgtacattattgtggTTTTCTACAAAGACCGTCCTTCTGACAAGCAGTctgttctgattggccagctgacccagtgcattgtgattaaAATAGCTTTGgctttcaaaataaagacaGTTAATCTTAAACCTTAGTTTTACTCTCAgttcaagaaaacaaaagaggaaCAATAACATGACGGACACAATGATAACGCTTGGATGTATTTGTAGCACGCAATTAAGAAAGCGGAccctcacccccaagccatcctatgTGTCTATGACTTTTCCAGATGAATATAgtccaagttaaaaaaaaaaaaaaaaaaaaaaaaaaaaaaaaagtatccttGCAAGAAGAAAGTCACACCTAGAATGGCTTGGGGGTCAGTAGTTTTTGGAGGAAtataaatttttgggtgaactatttctttaaactaAAACCAATTCATACTTACAGTTGTTGATTCAGAAGCACCGAATTGTCAATAAATAGCCTTTGTGCACAGCCAGCCTTGTACTCTCTTGGGTTCACAAAACTGTCTCCATAGAATGGATTGCACAAATTTAAATACTGGGGTTGTGCTGTTCTTAATGATTCCTaactgcatttacttgaaagctaaataaaatgcaacggCACAGAAACACAGCATCTCCCAGACATGGCAGCATCAACACTGCTGTGATTACTGAATCcatgccttctttctttgcgtacACAAATGGGCtgcattatgtaaatatttccatatCGTGACATAGACATGTGGGGGTGTGTTTTCGTGAGGCGTTTTAGCCAAGTCTGGATCAGCCTTCTACTTTTGTTGCAGACTTTAAGCTTCGTAACTCTGCAGATCTTACACAAACAGCTACATaacgcataaaaaaagaaaaaactaaatttacatATTCTGTATTAGAgtctttaatattataatacttgGCTGATATTATTGGAATTTTTGCTGTATTGGAATTTCAGCTGGCTAAAAACACTTTGGGTGACACATGGCCTAAGAGCAAGCAAAAGATCTCATAAGAACCTCATAAGAAAttgataaaaaacaaattagaaaaatgctGCAGAAACTAGTCAAACTCAATAACAAACTAGTCAATTATCTTGACTAATCCTAATCATTTTCCGCAGTTTCAACTGTCTGTAAACCGCAGTGCTTTTGCAAGGTGATTCAACAAGAGGCCATTAAAGGCTTGCCAAGGCACAGGGACATTTAATTATAGCCTGCAATGACGCACTGGGTTCTGTTTTAACCTGTGTACAGAAGCATGAGCAAAAAAAGTCCACCCTGATATCTTCATCttctaaatataaaagtagcttatatttttatagtagcATTATATTACCACAttaaatttgcaaaaataatcgATCTACTGATGGGGAGGGGCATCCAACTTGTGTATAACTGTATTAAGAAGACAGGCTCACCTCTGTGGTAGCAGCCTGTCATTGGTGAGGTAACCGGGCTTGTGGATGTCTCTGTTGTAGTCGGCGTACTTGGCCTGAACAGAGTAAGAGGCCAGTAGAACTGCTGTCTCCGGAGGGCAGTAAATCTCATCATTCAAAATGGCTTCCTTCACCtagacaaaataaagaaatttaatTATGCTAGTTTTCCTCTTTTGAAAATTTATCATGTAGATcatttggtcccactttatattaaatggcCTGTGTACTCGCATAGTAACTAAAGGTGTAAATAGTATGTAACCACAGCGTAAGACTTAGGGTTGGATAGAGATGGAGACATGGGATCCAGAGGCTAAAAAAAACGGCTAGGTTTGGAATCAGAGTTGGTGCACTACTGTAATACCAGTGTACATACTAAATCCTTAGGAACTGTCCATATAAAGGTGTAACATTCTGTCCACCAACCACAGTttatatgtaaagcctaactaACTGGCTGCTGCTATGTATCATCAAAGTAACtacatggtaaatccataggaactgattacttaatataaaagtataacaCTTTCTTTTACCAAAAGGTGCTGTTAGTTCTGtcacacatttgtacttttattaacaaaaaggTGCTGTTATCAATGTCCTGTACCATTCAGTGGGTTAGatatgtgtagttacacaaacactGGAGCTGTAGATACTATGTGCCGATGTGTGCTTACACTGGTTACATACTTCGTATGTAAttgatacatacacacatatacgcaaaaatacaatacatacgGCCTAGGTATTGTGTATGCAATCACAGTCAATGCAATGCagttttaacatgattttttttgtttgaaaaacatATATCGTTATTTTAATTCCATATATACACATGCTCACTGAAACGtggtaataataatcattttgtaTCATAATATGTATATTGTTTGGTAGGTTTTGCACTgaactgtaagaaaaaaaaaagttttactcaACATAAAGATTGCTCTTCCTTAAAATCAAATCTAAACGGATGAGTTCAGTTGTTTCAGAAATTCTGTTTCAAAATGAATCACACCGTTTTTGGTTCAGCACCACtgaaattacacaaaatattagTCAAGTCTAATGAATGCAATTTCATGGCAAGTGTGTGGAAGGCAGGTTTACCAATACCTGTAAGAAGAAGAGACGTTGAGTTATCTCTTGGATCAGCTCTTCAGAAACATCTTCTGGAAAAAACTTTGCCCGGAACTTGAACTGCAGAGGGTTTTCCTTTCTAACATCCTGCTGAGTTACCTGCCAAattttcacagaaatacattaaagAACTATATTTGCCTTGCTGATTTAGGAAATTTGATGTACACTGCATGCAAGGTTTTAGTTTGTGCATTTGCTGCGAAATGAGATTTGAATCCAGGTCCATTACTAGGACCACACTCTACTGTCTGTGTCAAGTCaagttacttttatttatatagtgcttttaacaatacagattgtgttaaAGCATTTAGCAGTATCAAAATCTAGAACAGAGTGGATCTAGGCTATCTAGTGGGCTGGGCAAAACAGGTGCATcgcaataaattagaatgttaattgatttcagtaattcaactcaaattttGAAACTtgagtattaaataaattggctcacatttaacaaaacccaccaattcaatCTCTCAACAAAAGtagaatacttcataagaccaattaaaaaaaacatatttagtgAATTGTTGGCCTTTTGGAAAGTGTGTTCATTTACTGTGTGAGAACTCAATACTTGATAGGGGGTCCTTTTCCTTTAATGACCTCAATTCAGCGTGGCATGGaggtgatcagtttgtggcactgctgaggtggtaAGGAAGCCTAGCCTTCAGCTTATCTGCATTTTctggtctcttgtttctcattttcctcttgacaatacCTCATAGATTCTCTATAgggttcaggtctggtgagtttgctggccagtcaagcacaccaacaacatggtcatttaaccaacttttgtAACTTTTGTTACAAACAACATTGTGGGCAGttgccaaatcctgctggaaaatgaaatcagcatcttcaaagaaaagctggtcagcagaaggaagcatgaagtgctccaaaatgtcttggtaaaCGGGTGCAGTGATAcaggttttcaaaaaacatagtagaccaacaccagcagatgacattgcaccccaaatcatcacagaaacttaacactggacttcaagcaacttGGGCTATGAGCCTCTCCATCCTTCATCCAGATTCTAGcaccttggtttccaaatgaaatacaaaacttgctctcatcttAAAAGAGaactttggaccactgggcaacagtccagttcttcttgTCCTTAGCCCAGGTAGAATGACTCTGATGTCTGTGGTTCAGAagtggcttaacaagaggaatatGTCAACTGTAGCCAAATTCCTTGACAGGTCTGTGTGTGGCGAGTTTGAGGTGAATTACTGAAATAGATGAACTTTTCCACAATAGTCTAATTTACTGAGATGCGCAACTCATCAGTAAAGCAGTTTATTTGATTAGCTGTATCTCTATCACCTGTTTTTAAATGGAGCGCCAGTTAATTGATTGTAGTAGTTGCACTGCCAGAAAGCTCTTGGACTTCATcacaaatttttacatttgaactaCTATGACACATGGCTAATTAatataattgacatttttgggtgaattaacccAACTTGTTTTTGCAAGTTGTCTATAGAAAGGTTTGGGTTTATGCACAGACTTTTACAGCAGGACAACTTTAACCACAGGCTAATTTTCCCCCCACTGCTGTTTAACAGTAAGCCAGGTAAAATTGCACACCTGTGATGGATTTGTGGCTTATAAGAGCATCAGTACTAGCAAGAGAC is drawn from Puntigrus tetrazona isolate hp1 chromosome 7, ASM1883169v1, whole genome shotgun sequence and contains these coding sequences:
- the LOC122347824 gene encoding radixin isoform X1 — translated: MPKPINVRVTTMDAELEFAIQPNTTGKQLFDQVVKTVGLREVWFFGLQYVDSKGYTTWLKLNKKVTQQDVRKENPLQFKFRAKFFPEDVSEELIQEITQRLFFLQVKEAILNDEIYCPPETAVLLASYSVQAKYADYNRDIHKPGYLTNDRLLPQRVLEQHKLTKEQWEDRIQTWHEEHRGMLREDSMMEYLKIAQDLEMYGVNYFEIKNKKGTELWLGVDALGLNIYEHEDKLTPKIGFPWSEIRNISFNDKKFVIKPIDKKAPDFVFYAPRLRINKRILALCMGNHELYMRRRKPDTIEVQQMKAQAREEKHQKQIERAQLENEKKKREHAEKEKERIEREKDELIERLRQIEEQTIKAQKELEEQTRKALELEQERKRAKEEAERLEKEKQAAEEAKAALAKQAADQMKNQEQLAAELGEFTAKIALLEDAKRKKEEEATEWQHKALSAQEDLEKTKEELKCVMSATAGGASENEHDEHDESSAEASAELSNDGVAHQRSEEERLTETQKNERVKKQLQALSSELAQARDDSKKTQNDVLHAENVKAGRDKYKTLRQIRQGNTKQRIDEFESM